A region of the bacterium genome:
GACGCGGGCCACCGCTTACGCCAAGTAGCGCGGCACGACGGGGCGGAGGCGCCCGCGGGAGGACATGGTGGAGACCCAGCTGCTGAAGGGCATTCCGGTGCGGGATGCGGTGTTCGCGGAGCTCAAGGAGAAGATGGCGCGCGCGCCGCGACGGCCCGGCCTGGCGGTGGTCCTGGTCGGGGACGATCCGGCCTCGGCGGTCTACGTGGCCCACAAGGAGAAGGGCTGCGACGAGGTGGGCTTCCACCACGTGACCCATCGCCTGCCCGCGACGACACCCGAGGCCGAGGTGCTCGACCTGGTCGCCCGCCTGAACGCCGACGTCGCCATCGACGGCATCCTGGTGCAGCTGCCGCTGCCCGGGGGCATGGACCAGGACAAGGTCCTGCTCGCCGTCTCGCCGGAGAAGGACGTGGACGGTTTCCACCCCGTGAATCTCGGGCGACTCGTGGCGGGCAGCCCGGGCTTCGTGCCCTGCACACCCAAGGGAATCCTCCGCATGCTCGCCCACTACGACGTGCCCATCGCTGGGCGCAACGTGGCGGTGGTGGGGCGGAGCGTCATCGTGGGCCGGCCGCTGAGCCTGCTGTTGTCGCTGAAGGGCGCCCAGGGCAACGCCACGGTCACCATGTGCCACTCCGGGACGCGCGACCTGTCCGCGGTGACGCGCGCGGCGGACATCGTCGTCGCGGCCGTCGGGGTGCCCCGCATGCTCGGGCCCGAGGCCATCGCCCGGGGAGCGGTGGTGGTCGACGTGGGCATCAACCGCATCGACGCGCCGGAACGCAAGACGGGGACGCGTCTGGTGGGCGACGTGGACTACGACGCCCTGCTGGGCCATGCCGGCGCCATGACGCCCGTGCCCGGCGGCGTCGGACCCATGACCATCGCCATGCTGCTCGAGAACACCTGGGAAGCCATGTGCCGCGCCGAGGGCTGGCATGACGCCGACTGAGGCCGGTCCGTCGTCGCTCGCCGCCGACCTGCTGACCGAACGCCGCGCGATCGAAGCGGCCCTGCGTCGGTCGCTGGCGGCCGAGAGGGGGGTCCCGGCGCGACTGAAGCAGGCCATGGGGCACAGCCTCCTGGCCGGGGGCAAGCGGCTGCGGCCCGTGCTCATGCTCTGGACGTGGGACGCCGTCACCGCACGGCGGCGGCGGCCGCCGGCCCCGCGCGAAGCCGTGCTCCGGGCGGCCTGCGGCCTCGAGATGATCCACACCTACTCCCTGATCCACGACGACCTGCCGGCCATGGACGACGACGACCTGCGGCGCGGACGGCCCACCTGCCATGTGGCGTTCGACGAGGCCACGGCGATCCTCGCCGGCGACGGCCTGCAGGCCCTCGGCTTCAAGCTGCTGGCCGAAGCCGCCGGGCCGGTGGCCGGCGAGCTGGTCGCCCTCGTGGCCGACGCGGTCGGGCCCGGCGGGATGGTCGGCGGGCAGGCCCACGACCTGGCGGCCGAAGGGACCGACGTGACGGCCGCCGACGTGCGGCGGATCCACACCGGCAAGACCGCGCGCCTGCTCATGGCGGCGGTGGCGGGCGGCGCCCTGCTCGGCGGCGCGGACCGGCGTCGGCGTGAACGATTGGCCGCCGCCACGCGGGAACTCGGCCTGGCCTTCCAGGGCGCGGACGACGTGCTGGACGTGACGAGTTCGGACGCCTCCCTGGGCAAGACCGTGGGCAAGGACGCGGCCGCCGGCAAGGCGACCTGGGTGCGGGTCGAGGGCCTGGCCAAGGCGGCGGAGCGGGCCCGGCGGCACGGGGAGCGGGGGGAGGCCGGCCTGAGCGCGGCCCTGCCTGCCGGCGCGCACCGGGCGCGTCTGCTCGCGCTGGCCCACCTGCTCTGGAACCGGGAACGCTGATGGCTGCGGCCGCCGCATGGCCGGTCTGGGTGGTGGTGCTCGCCTGCGGCGTGGCGACGCAGACGGCCAAGCTGGTGATCTATTCGGCCACGAACCGGGGGCCGGCCCTCTCGGCGGTGGGCCAGGCCCATGGCCTGCCCAGCCTGCCGGCGGCGCTCCTGGCCTGCCTCGTGGTGCGAACCGGGGCGGCCACCGGCTGGAACTCGCCGGCGTCGGGGTTCGTTCTCGTGTTCGCGGTCATCGTCATCCACGACACGGTGAAGCTGCGCACGGCGACCACCCGCCAGCGCGAGGTGCTGCATCGGCTGGTGGCGGCCCTGCCGGACGCCGGACCGGTGCACCAGGTCGTGGCCCGGTACCTGGATCCGCGCGCGCACCATCCCGGCCATGTGGTCATCGGGGTCGTTTTCGGGGCCCTGTTTGCTCTGGCGTTCGGTTTCGGACCGGGTTAATCTTTGGTGAATCGTCAGGTACGGGCCCGGCCCGTGGACAAATAGAGGAAGGACGCGCATGGAACCGCTTCTGCCCGGGATCACCGGCCCGGACGACCTGAAGAAGCTCGGACCCGACGAACTCGAGCGTCTGTGCGCCGAGTTGCGGGACCACATCATCACCTCCGTGTCGCGTTCCGGGGGGCACCTGGGCGCCAGTCTGGGCGTGGTCGAGCTGACGGTGGCGCTGCATCGCGTCTTCAGCACCCCGCGGGACAAGATCGTCTGGGATGTGGGACACCAGGCCTACGGGCACAAGCTGCTGACCGGGCGCCTCGAGCGGTTCGGGACCCTGCGGCGCAAGGGCGGCATCGCCGGTTTCCCCAAGCAGTCCGAATCGGTCCACGACATGTTCGGCGTCGGGCACGCCAGCACCGCCATCAGCGCGGCCCTGGGCTACGCCGTGGCCCGCGACAGCCGGGGCGACGACAACGCCGTCGTGGCGGTGGTGGGCGACGGGGCCCTGACCGGCGGTCTGGCCTACGAGGGGCTGAACAACGCCGGCCAGCTCGGGTCGAACATGATCGTCGTGCTCAACGACAACAAGATGAGCATCGCGCCCAACGTCGGCGCCATCTCCAAGTACCTGACCCGCGTCACCAGCGGCAAGCACTACGTGCGCCTCGAGGCCGACGTGTGGGACCTGCTGGGTGCCCTGCCCCACGGCTCGAAGGCCCAGAAGATGGCCGGCCGCATCAAGGAGAGCCTGAAGCAGCTCGTCGTGCCGACGGTGCTCTTCGAGGAGCTCGGCTTCAAGTACTTCGGACCCCTCGACGGCCACGATCTGCCCCTGCTCATGAAGACCTTCGAGGCGGTGCGCAAGCTGCAGGGGCCGATCCTGGTCCACATCAGCACCGAGAAGGGCAAGGGCTACCATTTCGCCGAGCAGGACGGGCAGCGCTATCACGGCGTGGGCAAGTTCGACAAGTCCGAGGGCATCAAGGTGGTCAAGCCGGAGGTGCCGGCCTACACGTCGGTCTTCGGCGAGACGCTCTGCGACCTGGCGACGCGGGACGACCGCATCCACGCCATCACGGCCGCCATGCCTTCGGGCACGGGTCTGACGGGCATGCGCGACCGCTTCCCCGGCCGCTTCCATGACGTGGGCATCGCCGAGGGACATGCGGTCACGTTCGCCGGGGGGTTGGCCAGCGACGGCTGCCGGCCGGTGGTGGCCATCTATTCGACCTTCCTGCAGCGCGCCCTCGACCACCTGATCCACGACGTGGCCCTGCAGAAGCTGCCCGTCGTTTTCGCGGTCGATCGCGGCGGCGTCGTGGGCGAGGACGGTCCGACGCACCACGGCGTGTTCGACTTCACGTATCTGAGGATGGTGCCGGGCATGTGCGTCATGGCACCGCGCGACGAGGACCAGCTGCGCCACATGCTCGCCACGGCGCTGGCGCGCGAGGACGGTCCGTCGTCGCTGCGCTACCCCCGCGGCTCCGGACTCGGGGTGCCCATGGAAGGTCCGGCGACGCCGCTGCCCATCGGGCGCGCGGAGACGCTGCGCGAGGGAAGCGACGTTTGCCTGCTGGCGGTGGGTTCGCTGGTGCAGCCGGCCCTCGAGGCGGCCGAGAACCTGGCTGCCGAGGGCATCGGCTGCGAGGTCGTGGACATGCGCTTCGTCAAGCCCCTGGACGAGGACCTGCTCGATTCGGTCTGGGGACGGCACCGCCTCGTGGTCACCCTCGAGGAGAACAGCGTGCTGGGTGGCTTCGGCGCCGCCGTGCTGGAGTGGGAGGCCCTGAATGGGCGCACGGGCGGTCCGCAGGTGAAGCTGGTCGGTATCCCCGACCGCTTCCAGGAGCATGCCTCGCGCGCCGAACTGCTCGACGCCATGGGGCTGGACGCCGCGGGCGTGACCCGCACCGTGCGGGCGTTCCTGGGCGAGTCCGGCGGCGCGGTCCAGGAAGGCGGCTCCGAGGCCCAGAGCGCCTCCTGAGCCCAAGGCGGCGGCACCTCCGCGGGAGTACGGCCATGACCCAGAAGTCCATCGGAGCGATCGGGCTCTTCGGGAATCCGACCAAGGACGACCTGCCGCCGGCGGCGGCGACCATCAGGCGGCTCTGCGACGCGGCGGGCGTGACGGTCGCGGCGTCGGAAGACCTGCGCGACGCGTTGCCCCGCGACCTGACCTACCTGCCCAACGAATCCCTCATCGACCATGTGGATGTGGTGATCGCCTTCGGCGGCGACGGCACGATGCTGCGCGCCGCCCGGGTGCTCGGCCTGTCGGGCGTGCCCCTGTTGGGTGTGAACCTGGGCTCGCTGGGCTACCTGACGGACGTGCCGATCGAGGAGCTCGAGCGGGCCGTCGGCGACCTGCTGGCCGGCAACTACGTGCTCGACGCGCGCAGCCGCGTGTACTGCAGCGTGCGCCGGGGTGGCGTGAAGATCGCGCACAGCAACGCCCTGAACGACCTCGTGGTGAACATGGGGCCCCTGCCGCGCGCCCTGGACATGGAACTGATCATGGACGGGGATTCCCTCGGCCGCTTCCTCGGCGACGGCCTGATCATCAGCACGCCCACCGGGAGCACGGCCTACAACCTCTCGGCCGGGGGCCCGATCTGCCAGGCGACGGTGCCCTGCCTGCTGGTGGCGCCGATCTGCCCCCACAGCCTGGGCATGCGGCCGCTGATCGTGGCCGACGACACCGAGATCGAACTCATCCTGCACGAGACGGGCGAGGGGGCGGTGCTGACGGCCGACGGCCAGAAGACCCACACCCTGGCCGACGGCGATCGGCTCACGTTCCGCGAGGCGCATCAGGAAGTCGTCCTGGTCAAGTTTCCCCACAGCAGCTTCTACCGGGTCATGCGGCACAAGCTGAACTGGGGCGCGCCGCGCCGCCGCACCGGAGGCCACGGCTGATGCTGCAGCAACTTCGCGTGGGGAACCTCGCCCTGGTCGAGGAACTGGACCTGACCCTGGACACGGGGCTGACCATGCTCACCGGCGAGACCGGGGCCGGGAAGTCCCTCGTTGCCGGGGCCCTGGCGCTGCTGACCGGTGCGCGCGCGGAGCGGGAGCAGATCCGGGCCGGCGAAGAGCTCGCCTGGGTCGAAGGCGTCTTCGATCTGGGGGCGCGACCGGAGACCGCGGCGTGGCTGGCCGGGGTCGGCGTGCGGCTCGGTGGCGACGACGTCCTGGTGCTGCGCCGCGAACTGCGCCGCGAAGGGCGCGGCCGCGTGCTGATCAACGGGCTGGTCTCCTCGCTGGCCCTGCTCGAACAGGTGGGCGGACGGCTGCTCGCCATCCAGAGCCAGGACCAGCAGCGGCTCCTGGCCCGTCCCCAGTTCGCCCTCGATTTCCTCGACGCCCGCCTCGGTCTGGAGGCGGAGCGCGCACGCCTGGCCGCGGCCCGGGACGCCTGGCGGGAATGCCGGGACGAATTGGCGCGGCGCCGGCGGGAAGAGGAGTTCGCCCGCCAGCAGTTCGAGATGTGGGAATATCAGCACCGGGAACTGGACGAGATGGACCTCGATCCCGTCGAGGAAGCCGACCTGGCCGAGAAGCTGGCTTTCGCGCGGAACGCTCGGGGGCTGCTCGAGGCCGCGGCGCGCGGTCTGGACGATCTGGACGCGGGCGAGGTGAACGCGCGCCTGCTTCTCGGGCGGGCCGAAGCGGCGTTGGCCGCCGTGGCCGACGCGAGCGGCAAGGTCGCGGCCCTGTGCGAGCTGGTGCGAGAGGCGGAGGCGGCCGCGGCCGAGGCCGCCCGTGGGCTCGAGCGCTTCCTGGACACCGCCGATCTCGACCCCGCGCGGGTCGATGAGATGGAGGAGCGGAAGGCCCGCTACGAGGAGCTGCGCCGCAAGTACGGCCGGGACGTGCCCGGCCTCGTGGCCCTGCACGAGAACCTGGGCGAACGCATCGCCCGGCAGCGCGAGGCCGACGGGGACATCGCTGCGCTCGAGGCGGCCGTGGCGGCGGCCCGGGACGAACTGGCGGCGGCGGC
Encoded here:
- the folD gene encoding bifunctional methylenetetrahydrofolate dehydrogenase/methenyltetrahydrofolate cyclohydrolase FolD, with translation MVETQLLKGIPVRDAVFAELKEKMARAPRRPGLAVVLVGDDPASAVYVAHKEKGCDEVGFHHVTHRLPATTPEAEVLDLVARLNADVAIDGILVQLPLPGGMDQDKVLLAVSPEKDVDGFHPVNLGRLVAGSPGFVPCTPKGILRMLAHYDVPIAGRNVAVVGRSVIVGRPLSLLLSLKGAQGNATVTMCHSGTRDLSAVTRAADIVVAAVGVPRMLGPEAIARGAVVVDVGINRIDAPERKTGTRLVGDVDYDALLGHAGAMTPVPGGVGPMTIAMLLENTWEAMCRAEGWHDAD
- a CDS encoding polyprenyl synthetase family protein, whose product is MTPTEAGPSSLAADLLTERRAIEAALRRSLAAERGVPARLKQAMGHSLLAGGKRLRPVLMLWTWDAVTARRRRPPAPREAVLRAACGLEMIHTYSLIHDDLPAMDDDDLRRGRPTCHVAFDEATAILAGDGLQALGFKLLAEAAGPVAGELVALVADAVGPGGMVGGQAHDLAAEGTDVTAADVRRIHTGKTARLLMAAVAGGALLGGADRRRRERLAAATRELGLAFQGADDVLDVTSSDASLGKTVGKDAAAGKATWVRVEGLAKAAERARRHGERGEAGLSAALPAGAHRARLLALAHLLWNRER
- a CDS encoding divergent PAP2 family protein translates to MAAAAAWPVWVVVLACGVATQTAKLVIYSATNRGPALSAVGQAHGLPSLPAALLACLVVRTGAATGWNSPASGFVLVFAVIVIHDTVKLRTATTRQREVLHRLVAALPDAGPVHQVVARYLDPRAHHPGHVVIGVVFGALFALAFGFGPG
- a CDS encoding 1-deoxy-D-xylulose-5-phosphate synthase, which gives rise to MEPLLPGITGPDDLKKLGPDELERLCAELRDHIITSVSRSGGHLGASLGVVELTVALHRVFSTPRDKIVWDVGHQAYGHKLLTGRLERFGTLRRKGGIAGFPKQSESVHDMFGVGHASTAISAALGYAVARDSRGDDNAVVAVVGDGALTGGLAYEGLNNAGQLGSNMIVVLNDNKMSIAPNVGAISKYLTRVTSGKHYVRLEADVWDLLGALPHGSKAQKMAGRIKESLKQLVVPTVLFEELGFKYFGPLDGHDLPLLMKTFEAVRKLQGPILVHISTEKGKGYHFAEQDGQRYHGVGKFDKSEGIKVVKPEVPAYTSVFGETLCDLATRDDRIHAITAAMPSGTGLTGMRDRFPGRFHDVGIAEGHAVTFAGGLASDGCRPVVAIYSTFLQRALDHLIHDVALQKLPVVFAVDRGGVVGEDGPTHHGVFDFTYLRMVPGMCVMAPRDEDQLRHMLATALAREDGPSSLRYPRGSGLGVPMEGPATPLPIGRAETLREGSDVCLLAVGSLVQPALEAAENLAAEGIGCEVVDMRFVKPLDEDLLDSVWGRHRLVVTLEENSVLGGFGAAVLEWEALNGRTGGPQVKLVGIPDRFQEHASRAELLDAMGLDAAGVTRTVRAFLGESGGAVQEGGSEAQSAS
- a CDS encoding NAD(+)/NADH kinase — protein: MTQKSIGAIGLFGNPTKDDLPPAAATIRRLCDAAGVTVAASEDLRDALPRDLTYLPNESLIDHVDVVIAFGGDGTMLRAARVLGLSGVPLLGVNLGSLGYLTDVPIEELERAVGDLLAGNYVLDARSRVYCSVRRGGVKIAHSNALNDLVVNMGPLPRALDMELIMDGDSLGRFLGDGLIISTPTGSTAYNLSAGGPICQATVPCLLVAPICPHSLGMRPLIVADDTEIELILHETGEGAVLTADGQKTHTLADGDRLTFREAHQEVVLVKFPHSSFYRVMRHKLNWGAPRRRTGGHG